One window from the genome of Candidatus Binataceae bacterium encodes:
- a CDS encoding CcmD family protein, with protein MDNLGYLFAAYSLIFVLIGLYVLLVGNRQARLEGRLRELESSLRALTQAPSAGGREASR; from the coding sequence ATGGATAACTTGGGCTATCTGTTCGCCGCTTATAGCCTGATTTTTGTATTAATCGGCTTGTATGTACTGTTAGTGGGCAATCGTCAGGCTCGCCTGGAGGGCCGCCTAAGGGAGTTGGAGAGCAGCTTGAGGGCGCTTACCCAAGCTCCATCGGCCGGTGGGCGCGAGGCCAGTCGGTGA